The following proteins come from a genomic window of Carassius auratus strain Wakin chromosome 18, ASM336829v1, whole genome shotgun sequence:
- the LOC113118123 gene encoding conserved oligomeric Golgi complex subunit 8-like, which translates to MAAVDVEDESILASIFKDSFPENWREKPDFAAYLSQLSSCGVDELNREPERLAEERAQILEQTRELAFTNYKTFIRTADCTQHIYTDFSTVENCLSKLVQKLPSFTERCRGFIKEAEEISVSRRMNSLTLNRHTEILEILEIPQLMDTCVRNGYYEEALELAAYVKRLEKKHASLPVIQGIVHEVRLSAQLMLNQLLQQLRSNTQLPVCLRVIGYLRRMDVFTEAELRVKFLQARGSWLRSILAAIPDEDPYFHITKTIETCRVHLFDIITQYRAIFSDEDPLLPPGGQALNESAIFHGWVVLQVSQFLETLDRDLQRGVGSRLDSLLGQCMYFGLSFSRVGADFRGQLAPIFQQVAMETFRKAIQEALDKFQEEMNLYTLISLPSILGNTIPPAVPSTQPGTLQPPMALLDFPPLACFLNNVLTGFNDLRLCCPIGLAQEVSRCVEEALIKVTKLILVFHRAEESAFSSRERELFVQFCSAFAEDMVPFLNRCLQVLFPPAQLALILGVPPTQVYKYGSLGCINVNAVLEPLEFVLPQKEPLTSVLDLCTDLSSLTTAESDPSTALKPLTPQEEKPVLSEQQEPVSASDARLSQEENISAETVSTEQNNPILEPEMTFDIQDLTGPDDLSTTDINVEEMMSSK; encoded by the exons ATGGCTGCCGTTGACGTGGAAGATGAGAGTATCCTCGCCTCGATCTTTAAAGACAGCTTTCCTGAGAACTGGAGAGAGAAGCCGGACTTCGCAGCGTATTTGTCGCAGCTGAGCTCGTGCGGTGTGGATGAGTTGAACCGGGAACCCGAGCGTCTGGCGGAGGAGCGGGCGCAGATCCTGGAGCAGACGCGAGAACTGGCCTTCACCAACTACAAGACGTTCATCAGGACCGCGGACTGCACGCAGCACATCTACACAGACTTCAGCACGGTGGAGAACTGTCTCTCCAAACTAGTGCAGAAGCTCCCCAGCTTCACTGAGAGATGCAG AGGTTTTATAAAGGAGGCAGAGGAGATCAGCGTCAGCAGGCGTATGAACAGCCTGACACTGAATCGACACACTGAGATCTTGGAGATTCTGGAGATCCCTCAGCTGATGGACACATGTGTGCGTAACGGATACTACGAGGAGGCGCTAGAGCTCGCCGCTTATGTGAAGAGACTGGAGAAAAAACATGCATCACTTCCTGTCATTCAG GGAATTGTGCACGAGGTTCGACTCTCTGCTCAGCTCATGCTGAACCAACTACTTCAACAACTGCGTAGTAACACACAGCTGCCGGTTTGCCTGCGTGTGATCGGATACTTGCGCAGAATGGATGTTTTCACCGAAGCCGAGCTGCGCGTCAAGTTCCTGCAAGCCCGCGGAAGTTGGCTGCGATCCATTCTCGCCGCCATCCCGGATGAAGACCCGTACTTCCACATTACCAAAACCATCGAAACCTGCCGTGTGCATCTCTTCGACATCATCACCCAGTATCGTGCTATATTTTCCGACGAGGATCCGTTGCTGCCGCCCGGCGGTCAGGCGTTGAATGAGAGCGCCATCTTTCACGGTTGGGTGGTGCTGCAGGTGTCGCAGTTCTTGGAGACCCTCGATCGGGACCTTCAGCGTGGGGTGGGAAGCCGTTTGGACTCTCTGCTCGGCCAGTGCATGTACTTCGGGCTTTCCTTTAGCAGAGTCGGGGCGGATTTCCGTGGCCAACTGGCTCCCATATttcagcaagttgccatggagacgttCCGGAAGGCTATTCAAGAAGCGCTGGACAAGTTCCAAGAGGAAATGAACTTGTACACACTAATTTCTCTGCCGTCCATACTTGGAAACACCATTCCGCCAGCGGTCCCGAGCACCCAGCCGGGCACACTGCAGCCCCCCATGGCCCTGCTGGATTTCCCGCCACTAGCCTGCTTCCTCAATAACGTCCTGACAGGCTTCAATGATTTACGACTGTGCTGCCCGATTGGACTGGCACAGGAAGTTAGCAGATGTGTTGAGGAAGCCCTTATTAAG GTGACCAAGCTGATCCTGGTTTTCCATCGAGCCGAGGAATCTGCCTTCAGTAGCCGTGAACGAGAGTTATTCGTTCAGTTCTGCAGTGCATTTGCTGAAGACATGGTGCCTTTCTTGAACCGATGTTTACAAGTTCTCTTTCCTCCAGCCCAGCTTGCTCTCATACTGG GCGTTCCACCAACCCAGGTTTATAAGTATGGCAGTCTTGGCTGCATCAATGTGAACGCGGTTCTGGAGCCGCTGGAGTTTGTTCTGCCCCAGAAGGAGCCCCTGACCTCTGTCCTGGATCTCTGCACTGATCTGAGCAGCCTGACCACAGCTGAATCCGATCCCTCGACTGCACTCAAACCCTTAACACCTCAAGAAGAAAAACCTGTTTTATCTGAACAACAAGAGCCTGTGTCAGCATCTGATGCTCGTCTTTCTCAAGAAGAGAACATTTCTGCTGAAACCGTGAGTACCGAGCAGAACAACCCGATCCTGGAGCCTGAAATGACCTTTGACATACAGGACCTGACAGGACCAGATGATTTGTCCACAACAGATATTAATGTTGAGGAGATGATGtcgtcaaaataa